In Algihabitans albus, the following are encoded in one genomic region:
- a CDS encoding nucleotide-binding protein gives MEKIQKALEKSLGSGQTDPSSPAKRPAGLNGTGRQPATGTGSLDIAYTSTRVTPVHDQKLERHRLMAGIERHALSDTFRMLRTRVLNRMEASDYRTIGIASSVGQEGKTLVASNLAISLAKVLTRTVLLVDLDLRSPSVHTYFGVDPEPGLLGFLNNGLELSQCLVNPGIERLVLLPNGRPVHNSSEVITMPRMLQLSKELRDTYKDRIVIYDLPPVLLTDDALAFMKHIDCCLLVASEGRTKEDQVKKTISLLQGYPLIGSVLNRSSETMPRYYGR, from the coding sequence ATGGAAAAGATACAAAAGGCGCTCGAGAAATCTCTCGGCTCAGGCCAGACCGATCCGTCCTCACCCGCAAAGCGTCCGGCGGGCCTGAACGGCACCGGCCGGCAACCTGCGACGGGAACTGGCTCGCTGGACATCGCCTACACCAGCACCCGCGTCACCCCGGTTCACGACCAGAAACTGGAACGCCATCGCCTGATGGCCGGGATCGAGCGTCATGCCCTATCGGACACGTTCCGCATGTTGCGCACCCGCGTGCTCAATCGTATGGAAGCGTCGGACTATCGCACCATCGGGATCGCCAGTTCGGTCGGGCAAGAAGGCAAGACCTTGGTGGCCAGCAATCTTGCGATCAGTCTCGCGAAGGTCCTCACCCGCACCGTACTGCTGGTCGACCTGGATCTTCGCTCTCCGAGCGTCCACACCTACTTCGGCGTGGATCCCGAGCCGGGACTGCTGGGTTTCCTGAATAACGGCCTCGAGTTGTCGCAGTGCCTGGTGAACCCGGGCATCGAACGCCTGGTTCTCTTGCCGAACGGGCGTCCGGTGCACAATTCGTCGGAAGTGATCACGATGCCGCGCATGCTGCAACTGTCGAAGGAGCTGCGCGACACCTATAAGGACCGCATCGTGATCTACGACCTGCCACCGGTTCTTCTCACCGACGATGCGCTGGCGTTCATGAAGCACATCGACTGCTGCCTTCTGGTCGCGTCCGAGGGCCGCACCAAGGAAGATCAGGTCAAGAAGACCATTTCTCTGCTGCAGGGCTATCCTCTGATCGGAAGCGTCTTGAACCGGTCGTCGGAAACCATGCCGCGCTACTACGGCCGCTGA